One Candidatus Omnitrophota bacterium DNA segment encodes these proteins:
- a CDS encoding PilZ domain-containing protein, protein MEKYSFLKDPRALAEIRKHKWIESQKAGREIGFATAACDWVDKYGQPWKENHVKEGKNYSAFIEKRRFRRFRLDCDIELKNDAASLMAHRVDISYFGVSCITSNYLNAGSRLNIHLRLNSDSSNELNCGAIVERVAFVDHDNYELFLKFDETSQQQIENSKFFSN, encoded by the coding sequence ATGGAAAAGTATTCATTCTTAAAAGATCCAAGAGCACTGGCGGAGATAAGAAAACATAAATGGATTGAGAGCCAAAAAGCAGGGCGGGAAATTGGTTTTGCTACAGCTGCCTGCGATTGGGTGGATAAATACGGGCAACCCTGGAAAGAAAATCATGTTAAAGAAGGTAAAAACTACAGCGCTTTTATAGAAAAAAGAAGGTTCCGTAGATTCCGGCTTGACTGCGACATAGAATTAAAAAATGACGCAGCTTCTTTGATGGCTCATCGTGTTGATATAAGTTATTTTGGAGTCTCTTGTATTACTTCTAATTATCTTAATGCCGGCAGTCGTCTTAATATACATTTAAGATTAAATTCCGATTCCAGTAATGAATTAAACTGTGGGGCGATAGTAGAAAGAGTGGCTTTCGTTGACCATGATAACTATGAATTATTCCTGAAGTTTGATGAAACCAGCCAGCAGCAAATAGAAAATAGCAAATTTTTTAGCAATTAA
- a CDS encoding glycosyltransferase family 39 protein, which translates to MPKILNSFKKNLIILILLSLFVRIITFGSVELNGYDERAYNIFMQALHKDGISGIRDLVNSYPSDEFLSQGPLPFRILFYLLGALTCKVFGHCSLSNLAIISFFSGFGIIIAGFILFRKWFSPGVAFLSALLLITSPLAIALSRRALQDSFFTFIVILSILFFHRCLFRGKKADFYLLGLFVLLGLLTKESMILLYPCFGLIAIYYRENLSSKLLAKLFIFLIISPILYLLISACLAGGFDVYFKTYLQYLFMQNKIAYAIKYQSGGLLRYIIDFMLVSPFVFLFSIFGLVTFLLSRIAKSKADSAVIYLAGGFLVFSLLPIMNLRLVLFLDLFLRAFVILGVVFIARKIKIRRFSYTVIILLLLFLISADISQYFRLFIKSNIYDPVTIELMRGNGLIMK; encoded by the coding sequence ATGCCTAAAATCCTTAACTCTTTTAAAAAAAACCTTATCATACTAATATTGCTGTCGTTGTTTGTTAGGATTATTACCTTTGGCAGTGTTGAGCTCAATGGTTATGATGAGAGAGCGTACAATATCTTTATGCAAGCATTACATAAAGATGGGATCAGTGGAATCCGGGATCTCGTTAATTCCTATCCTTCAGATGAATTTCTATCTCAAGGCCCGCTGCCTTTCAGGATTTTGTTTTATCTCTTGGGTGCGTTAACTTGTAAGGTTTTTGGCCATTGTTCTTTATCCAATCTTGCAATTATTTCCTTTTTTTCCGGATTTGGAATAATTATTGCTGGATTTATTCTATTTAGGAAATGGTTTAGCCCGGGAGTGGCATTTCTTTCCGCATTACTTTTAATAACCTCTCCGCTTGCAATTGCGCTTTCCCGCCGTGCCCTCCAGGATTCTTTTTTTACTTTTATCGTTATTCTATCCATTTTGTTTTTTCATCGGTGCCTTTTTCGGGGGAAGAAAGCAGATTTTTATCTATTAGGCCTATTTGTCCTCTTAGGTTTGCTGACGAAGGAATCAATGATACTGCTTTATCCTTGTTTCGGATTAATAGCGATATATTATAGGGAAAACCTTTCTTCTAAACTTCTGGCTAAATTATTCATCTTTCTTATAATTTCACCAATTCTTTATTTACTTATTAGCGCTTGCCTCGCAGGGGGTTTTGATGTCTATTTTAAAACTTATTTACAATATTTATTTATGCAGAATAAAATTGCTTATGCAATCAAGTATCAATCCGGAGGTTTGCTTAGGTATATAATTGATTTTATGTTAGTTTCTCCATTTGTATTTTTGTTTTCTATCTTCGGTTTGGTAACTTTTTTGTTAAGCAGGATTGCAAAAAGCAAAGCTGATTCAGCGGTAATTTATCTTGCCGGTGGTTTTTTAGTTTTTAGTTTGTTACCAATAATGAATTTGAGGCTGGTTTTATTTTTGGATTTGTTTTTAAGGGCTTTTGTTATTTTAGGGGTAGTTTTTATTGCTAGAAAAATAAAGATAAGAAGATTTAGTTATACAGTTATCATTTTACTTTTGTTGTTCCTAATCTCTGCTGATATCAGCCAATATTTCCGCCTATTTATAAAATCAAATATCTACGATCCAGTTACCATAGAGCTAATGCGGGGAAACGGGCTTATTATGAAATGA
- the cbiM gene encoding cobalt transporter CbiM produces MHIPDGYLGPTTCGFFYIVMLPIWALASKIVKKTLKARQVPLLAIGAAFSFVIMMFNVPIPGGTTGHAVGGVLVAILLGPWAACIAITVALVIQALLFGDGGITAIGANCFNMGFVLPFSGYYIYKVISFNSSVYSARRVIAAGIAGYIALNIAAGLTGFEFGIQPLLHKTLSGKALYCPYGLNAALPAMLGEHLLVFGWVEAIVTALVVKYLQKQSPELLEEREVA; encoded by the coding sequence ATGCATATACCAGACGGATATTTGGGCCCTACGACTTGCGGGTTTTTTTACATTGTCATGTTGCCGATATGGGCACTTGCCTCAAAGATCGTTAAGAAAACATTGAAAGCCAGGCAAGTTCCATTACTTGCAATAGGGGCTGCATTTAGTTTTGTTATAATGATGTTTAATGTTCCAATCCCGGGTGGCACAACCGGGCATGCTGTGGGAGGAGTGCTTGTTGCAATATTGTTGGGGCCCTGGGCAGCATGTATTGCTATAACTGTTGCCTTGGTTATTCAGGCATTGTTATTTGGCGATGGGGGAATTACCGCTATTGGGGCCAATTGTTTTAACATGGGCTTTGTTCTGCCATTCTCCGGATACTATATCTATAAAGTAATTAGTTTTAATTCTTCGGTATATTCAGCCAGAAGAGTTATTGCTGCTGGCATCGCCGGTTACATAGCGCTTAATATTGCAGCTGGGTTAACTGGTTTTGAATTTGGTATTCAGCCATTGCTGCACAAAACTTTAAGCGGGAAAGCATTATATTGCCCTTACGGATTAAATGCTGCATTACCTGCCATGTTAGGGGAACATTTGTTGGTTTTTGGATGGGTTGAGGCAATAGTAACGGCTTTAGTGGTAAAATATTTACAGAAACAATCCCCTGAACTACTTGAAGAAAGGGAGGTGGCATAA
- a CDS encoding PDGLE domain-containing protein, translated as MKMITKFWIGIGVLIILSPLGLILPEYFKAGSAWGEWGADEIQKLVGYVPKGLEKLSTLWSSPIPDYAFKGWEEKGLGNLSLSYIFSAIIGILAVVLVAFLLGKFLSRKD; from the coding sequence ATGAAAATGATTACTAAATTCTGGATTGGTATTGGCGTATTGATTATTTTGTCTCCTCTTGGATTAATCCTTCCTGAATATTTTAAAGCAGGAAGCGCTTGGGGCGAGTGGGGTGCTGATGAAATACAGAAGTTGGTTGGATACGTGCCAAAGGGTTTAGAGAAATTATCAACTTTATGGAGTTCTCCTATTCCAGACTATGCTTTTAAAGGCTGGGAGGAAAAAGGACTGGGGAATTTAAGCTTATCATACATATTTTCTGCTATAATTGGGATATTAGCTGTTGTTTTAGTAGCCTTTCTTTTGGGAAAGTTCTTAAGTAGAAAAGATTAA
- the cbiQ gene encoding cobalt ECF transporter T component CbiQ — protein sequence MKKNNFVERSILGTLSFLKESIFADEYALKKGFLQSLDPRIKTIIFLIFILQILFTGNIFVLLYLYALCLLLTFISKISLGFFLKRTWVFIPLFSFFIAIPAIFSIFTPGEALVVFQIANFKFIITRQGLSSASLFVARVITSVSFGVLLSITTKHFELLKVLRIFRIPQIFVMTLGMCYRYIYLFIEVIQNTYLGIKSRCGNVFSVKKGQGIVAWNIASLWQRSYVLHQDVYDAMLSRGYTGESKTMDEFHATFKDWFWLGLTILIFGLSLWQNHYLN from the coding sequence ATGAAGAAAAACAATTTTGTTGAGCGTTCTATTCTTGGTACTTTGTCTTTTTTGAAGGAATCTATTTTTGCTGATGAATATGCTTTGAAGAAGGGATTTCTACAGTCTTTAGACCCAAGGATAAAAACAATAATCTTTTTGATCTTCATTCTCCAGATACTTTTTACAGGAAATATATTTGTTCTGTTATACCTGTACGCGTTGTGTTTGTTATTAACATTTATTTCTAAGATTTCTTTAGGATTCTTTTTGAAGAGGACATGGGTATTTATTCCATTATTTTCGTTTTTTATTGCTATCCCAGCCATCTTTAGTATTTTTACTCCGGGAGAAGCGCTGGTTGTTTTTCAAATAGCTAATTTCAAATTTATCATTACCCGTCAAGGATTATCCTCGGCATCTTTGTTTGTAGCGCGGGTTATAACTTCGGTTTCCTTCGGCGTCCTTTTGAGTATTACCACCAAGCATTTTGAATTACTAAAGGTGTTGCGGATTTTTAGAATACCTCAGATTTTTGTAATGACTCTTGGGATGTGTTACCGCTACATTTATCTTTTTATTGAGGTAATCCAGAATACCTATTTAGGGATTAAAAGCAGGTGCGGAAATGTTTTTTCCGTGAAAAAAGGGCAGGGGATAGTGGCATGGAATATTGCAAGCCTATGGCAGCGTTCTTATGTCTTGCATCAAGATGTTTATGATGCTATGCTTTCCCGCGGATATACCGGAGAATCAAAGACGATGGATGAATTTCATGCGACATTTAAGGATTGGTTCTGGCTGGGGTTAACAATTTTAATTTTTGGTTTAAGCTTATGGCAAAATCATTATTTGAACTAA
- a CDS encoding ABC transporter ATP-binding protein produces MAKSLFELKEIYFSYLGKIPALCGINLKIEEGSKVAVIGANGTGKPTLLTMLDALAFPDKGSIKAFDKELTEELFTDNEFSRFFRSKVGFVFQNPEVQLFCPTVKEDIAFGPLQLGVSPEETKKRLEEVVSELRIAHILGRSPHQLSIGEKRKVAIASVLAVKPDVLLLDEPTAGLDPQTTRDIIDILVDQNKAGKTILTATHDMHIIEEIADVVHVFSTDKKIVRSANPSELLSDQLFLETHNLVHIHRHHHKEVVHTHSHLHKDEHHH; encoded by the coding sequence ATGGCAAAATCATTATTTGAACTAAAAGAAATTTATTTTTCCTATCTTGGTAAAATCCCGGCGTTATGCGGGATTAATTTAAAAATAGAAGAGGGTTCTAAGGTCGCGGTTATCGGAGCTAATGGGACTGGCAAGCCCACACTTCTTACTATGCTTGATGCGTTGGCGTTTCCGGATAAAGGAAGCATAAAAGCTTTTGATAAAGAATTAACCGAAGAACTTTTTACCGATAATGAATTTTCGCGTTTTTTTAGAAGCAAGGTAGGATTTGTATTCCAGAATCCGGAAGTGCAATTGTTTTGCCCGACGGTTAAAGAAGATATTGCTTTTGGCCCGCTTCAACTGGGGGTTAGCCCGGAAGAGACAAAAAAGCGCCTTGAGGAAGTAGTATCTGAGCTTAGGATAGCGCATATATTAGGAAGGTCGCCTCATCAGCTTAGCATTGGAGAAAAAAGAAAAGTTGCTATTGCATCGGTATTGGCTGTTAAGCCGGATGTATTGCTTTTGGATGAACCAACAGCTGGCCTTGATCCGCAAACCACCCGCGATATTATTGATATTCTTGTTGATCAAAATAAGGCAGGAAAAACTATTCTGACAGCAACCCACGATATGCATATTATTGAAGAGATTGCTGATGTTGTGCATGTTTTTAGCACTGATAAAAAGATAGTCCGCAGCGCAAACCCTTCAGAGCTATTATCCGACCAGCTATTTCTAGAAACACACAATCTTGTGCATATCCATCGCCATCATCACAAAGAAGTCGTTCATACCCATTCTCACTTGCACAAAGACGAACACCACCATTAA
- a CDS encoding prepilin-type N-terminal cleavage/methylation domain-containing protein yields MFLNFIKAKRSFTFIEIIMVIVILGIISAAVGTFVIELSIASARSSEYTTAMNLARMEMEVVNNLPYASITSLTTNNYNGYLYTVVRTVSFVFGDALSAESLKQILIQVRKSGSTDNLATLYTYIAKNVTAGL; encoded by the coding sequence GTGTTCCTTAATTTCATTAAAGCAAAACGTTCATTTACCTTTATTGAAATTATTATGGTGATAGTCATCTTGGGGATTATCTCTGCAGCAGTAGGCACTTTTGTAATTGAGCTGTCAATTGCTTCCGCAAGGTCTAGTGAATATACTACTGCCATGAACTTAGCCCGCATGGAAATGGAGGTGGTGAATAATCTTCCTTATGCTAGTATCACCAGCCTTACTACCAATAATTATAATGGTTATCTTTACACCGTAGTCAGGACGGTTTCTTTTGTTTTTGGCGATGCTCTTTCCGCAGAAAGCCTTAAACAAATTTTAATTCAGGTAAGAAAGTCTGGCTCAACGGATAATCTTGCCACACTCTACACTTATATCGCCAAGAATGTAACAGCAGGGCTATGA
- a CDS encoding YifB family Mg chelatase-like AAA ATPase — protein MLSKINTFGILGIDAYPIEIEVDVWQGLPAVNFVGLADVAVKESKERVKAAIKNSGFDWPSERITISLAPSDIKKEGPRFDLAIAIGILAATNQLNKEGLGKYHIIGELSLDGHVRPVQGLLPISMAAARSKINNLILPIYNAQEASVVSEINAYPIKTLKEAVQLISDPEGIMPYKINPEDFLNQNKCYQVDFSEVKGQYLAKRAIEVAVAGRHNIILIGPPGSGKTMLAKRIPTIMPDLSLKESLEVTKIHSVKGILPCALGLMAIRPFRSPHHSISGVALSGGGSIPAPGEISLAHQGVLFLDELPEFRRDCLETLRQPLEDGTINIARAVKSLTFPASFMLVAAMNPCKCGNFSDLKSTCRCSTTQIASYRSKISGPLLDRIDIHIEVPTAKYQELISAIPAESSMQIKERINKAREIQEKRLQGEGIMCNAQMSHKLVRKFCLLGKDENELLKMAMSELNFSARAYDKILKVSRTIADLAGCEEIKQDHLSEAIQYRSLDRDFFI, from the coding sequence ATGTTATCTAAAATCAACACATTCGGAATATTGGGAATTGACGCATACCCAATTGAGATTGAAGTGGATGTCTGGCAAGGATTACCGGCTGTAAATTTCGTTGGACTTGCTGATGTAGCGGTTAAAGAGAGCAAGGAACGAGTAAAAGCGGCGATAAAGAATTCCGGCTTTGATTGGCCTAGCGAAAGGATTACCATTAGCCTTGCTCCTTCTGATATAAAGAAAGAGGGGCCAAGATTTGATCTTGCAATAGCTATTGGGATTCTCGCGGCAACCAATCAATTGAACAAAGAAGGCCTTGGGAAATACCATATTATCGGTGAGTTGTCATTAGATGGCCATGTAAGGCCGGTTCAAGGACTATTACCTATAAGCATGGCGGCAGCAAGAAGTAAAATAAATAACTTAATCCTGCCAATATATAATGCTCAAGAAGCAAGTGTAGTATCTGAAATTAACGCTTATCCAATAAAGACATTGAAGGAAGCTGTTCAACTTATAAGCGATCCGGAAGGAATTATGCCGTACAAAATTAACCCGGAAGACTTTTTAAATCAGAATAAATGTTATCAAGTTGATTTCTCAGAGGTAAAAGGGCAATATTTGGCAAAAAGGGCAATTGAGGTTGCAGTTGCAGGCAGGCACAATATCATTTTAATCGGCCCTCCGGGAAGCGGCAAAACTATGCTAGCCAAAAGAATTCCTACGATTATGCCGGATCTTAGCTTAAAAGAATCGCTTGAAGTAACAAAGATTCATTCTGTTAAAGGAATTCTCCCTTGCGCTTTGGGATTAATGGCAATTAGGCCATTTCGTTCGCCGCATCATAGCATTTCCGGTGTTGCCCTTTCCGGAGGCGGATCGATTCCTGCTCCGGGAGAAATCAGCCTTGCGCATCAAGGTGTTTTATTTTTAGATGAACTTCCGGAATTTCGGCGCGACTGCTTGGAAACTTTAAGGCAACCGCTGGAAGATGGAACGATTAATATAGCGCGGGCAGTAAAGTCTTTAACCTTCCCTGCTTCCTTTATGCTTGTGGCAGCGATGAACCCCTGCAAATGCGGGAATTTTAGCGATCTTAAATCTACATGCAGATGCTCAACAACCCAAATTGCAAGTTATCGTTCTAAAATATCCGGGCCTCTGCTAGATAGAATTGATATCCATATAGAAGTACCGACAGCAAAATATCAGGAATTGATTAGCGCCATACCTGCTGAAAGCTCAATGCAGATTAAGGAAAGAATTAACAAAGCTCGGGAAATTCAAGAAAAAAGGCTTCAAGGAGAAGGTATTATGTGTAACGCCCAGATGAGCCATAAACTGGTAAGAAAATTCTGTTTGTTAGGAAAGGATGAAAATGAGCTTCTTAAAATGGCGATGTCTGAATTAAATTTTAGCGCGCGGGCTTATGACAAGATTTTAAAGGTGAGCCGGACAATCGCGGATTTAGCTGGATGCGAAGAAATAAAACAAGACCATCTTTCAGAAGCAATTCAATACAGAAGCCTAGATAGGGATTTCTTTATATAA
- a CDS encoding divergent PAP2 family protein, with product MREIFTQFINNKILAITISGWLIAQTIKVLIGIIRYKRFDFRWFVGTGGMPSSHATGASCLAFAIGFEYGFDSVFFALAASFALVVMFDAQGVRRSSGKQARILNKITEDIYWQGKFDEGKLRELIGHTPVEVIVGFLLGIVIVLAQRALFGA from the coding sequence ATGAGAGAAATCTTTACACAATTTATTAATAATAAAATTCTGGCAATCACTATCTCAGGATGGTTAATTGCTCAAACCATAAAAGTTTTAATCGGGATTATCCGTTATAAACGATTTGATTTCCGTTGGTTTGTTGGCACCGGAGGTATGCCTTCAAGCCATGCCACAGGGGCTTCTTGTTTGGCTTTTGCTATTGGTTTTGAATATGGGTTTGATAGCGTATTTTTTGCCCTCGCTGCTTCGTTTGCGCTTGTTGTAATGTTTGATGCTCAAGGTGTGCGCCGTTCATCCGGAAAACAAGCGAGGATATTAAATAAAATTACTGAGGATATTTATTGGCAGGGTAAATTTGATGAGGGTAAATTACGTGAATTGATAGGGCATACCCCTGTTGAGGTTATTGTCGGGTTTTTATTAGGGATTGTCATTGTTTTGGCTCAGCGTGCTTTGTTTGGAGCTTAA
- a CDS encoding L,D-transpeptidase family protein, protein MKNKLIVAGLIIFFIVGIFALASVIKKIRVCPVQNSASGVSFSALMSQAKEFESKNNLLEAKNSYQKLVNEFPSSGDVMNWQKKVEELNIKLLFSPAITPKSISYVIKPGDTLAKIAREFNTTTDLIIKSNNLPGDRISPGKKIKVWNAPFTIFVDKSQNSLILKTKDEEIIKTYTVSTGANNSTPVGTFKIVEKIANPPWFKPGATQPIPAGNPENILGTRWLGLSIPSYGIHGTVDPQSLGRQVTQGCVRMANPEVEELYIIVPKGTEVTIVD, encoded by the coding sequence GTGAAGAATAAATTGATAGTTGCTGGATTGATTATTTTCTTTATTGTGGGAATTTTTGCTTTAGCGAGCGTTATTAAAAAGATAAGGGTTTGCCCCGTGCAAAATTCAGCAAGCGGAGTGTCTTTTTCCGCCTTGATGAGCCAGGCAAAAGAGTTTGAATCAAAAAATAATCTTTTGGAAGCCAAAAACTCATATCAAAAATTAGTAAACGAGTTTCCTTCTTCCGGAGATGTGATGAATTGGCAGAAAAAAGTTGAAGAGTTGAATATCAAATTATTGTTTTCTCCCGCCATAACTCCCAAGAGTATTTCTTATGTAATAAAGCCCGGGGATACGCTTGCTAAGATTGCCCGGGAATTTAATACCACAACTGATTTAATAATTAAAAGTAACAATCTCCCAGGAGACAGGATTTCTCCCGGTAAAAAGATTAAAGTTTGGAATGCGCCTTTTACCATATTCGTTGATAAATCGCAAAATTCTCTTATTTTAAAAACTAAGGATGAAGAAATTATTAAAACTTATACTGTTTCAACCGGGGCAAATAATTCAACACCTGTTGGAACTTTCAAGATTGTTGAAAAAATTGCAAATCCACCCTGGTTTAAACCTGGGGCAACCCAACCTATACCTGCAGGAAACCCCGAAAATATTTTAGGAACACGCTGGTTGGGACTGAGTATCCCAAGCTATGGGATTCATGGCACGGTAGATCCTCAGAGCTTAGGAAGACAAGTAACACAAGGTTGTGTACGTATGGCGAACCCGGAAGTAGAAGAGCTTTATATAATTGTTCCTAAAGGGACAGAAGTAACTATTGTTGATTGA
- a CDS encoding acetyl-CoA carboxylase carboxyltransferase subunit alpha: MAALDFEKPIVELEKKIQELRNFVSDKKIDLSSEVKRLEDKLEHLKKDTYSNLTAWQKVQLARHPQRPYTLDYINMFMTDFMELHGDRFFADDKALVCGLARIDNEQIVVMGHQKGRDTKENLWRNFGCAHPEGYRKALRVMQLAEQFNLPVVIFIDTPGAYPGIGAEERGQAQAIALNLRDMMQVGVPIIAIVIGEGGSGGALGIGIADKVCVLENAYYSVISPEGCAAILWKDGAKAPAAAEVLKLTAQDLLKLGVIDEVVPEPLGGAHRDISKMSETLKKSIVNNLKQLKEFERNKLLKSRYEKFRAMGVLG; the protein is encoded by the coding sequence GTGGCCGCTTTAGATTTTGAAAAACCTATTGTTGAGTTAGAGAAGAAAATCCAGGAGTTAAGGAATTTTGTCTCCGATAAGAAGATAGATCTTTCTTCCGAGGTGAAGCGTTTAGAAGATAAGTTAGAGCATTTAAAGAAAGATACCTATAGTAATTTAACTGCCTGGCAAAAAGTGCAATTAGCCCGCCATCCGCAAAGGCCCTACACTTTAGATTACATTAATATGTTTATGACGGATTTTATGGAACTTCATGGCGACAGGTTCTTTGCTGATGATAAAGCTTTGGTTTGCGGCTTGGCAAGAATAGATAATGAGCAGATTGTCGTGATGGGCCATCAGAAAGGAAGAGATACGAAAGAAAATCTTTGGCGAAATTTTGGTTGTGCGCATCCGGAAGGATACCGTAAAGCACTCAGGGTTATGCAATTAGCAGAACAATTTAATCTTCCTGTAGTCATTTTTATTGATACTCCCGGAGCTTATCCCGGCATAGGGGCAGAAGAGCGTGGGCAAGCTCAGGCAATAGCTTTAAATTTAAGAGACATGATGCAGGTAGGTGTTCCGATAATAGCAATTGTTATCGGAGAAGGCGGTTCCGGAGGAGCCTTGGGTATCGGGATTGCTGATAAGGTTTGTGTTTTAGAGAATGCCTATTATTCGGTTATTTCTCCCGAAGGATGCGCTGCGATATTATGGAAAGACGGCGCAAAGGCTCCAGCTGCGGCAGAAGTGCTTAAATTAACAGCCCAAGATTTGTTAAAATTAGGGGTTATTGACGAGGTGGTTCCGGAACCTTTAGGAGGAGCCCATCGCGATATCTCAAAAATGTCTGAGACCTTAAAGAAATCAATCGTTAATAATCTAAAACAACTTAAAGAATTTGAAAGAAATAAGTTATTGAAATCAAGATATGAGAAGTTCAGGGCCATGGGTGTTTTAGGATGA
- a CDS encoding PadR family transcriptional regulator, whose amino-acid sequence MIEQEITLLGLLKESPKHGYEIKKKIKSLLSLFGGAEIKSIYYPLTILEKRGLVVKRVNKQGKRPARFVYELTPKGHARFEELLNESFLNFKRPQFSLDLSLYFLHYIKPEIAGKRLKVRMRVLEKLSIDLIRTINLLKRKKQFSSANILEHNLQMVDSEIKFLSNLIATL is encoded by the coding sequence ATGATTGAACAAGAAATAACTTTATTAGGTTTATTAAAGGAAAGCCCTAAACACGGGTATGAGATAAAGAAGAAGATCAAAAGCCTTCTTTCTCTTTTTGGCGGGGCGGAGATAAAGTCAATCTATTATCCACTTACGATTCTGGAGAAAAGGGGCCTTGTTGTAAAAAGAGTTAATAAGCAGGGAAAGCGCCCAGCGCGTTTTGTTTATGAATTAACTCCAAAAGGCCACGCTCGTTTTGAGGAACTCTTAAATGAAAGTTTTCTTAATTTTAAACGTCCGCAATTTAGCCTCGACCTAAGTTTATATTTTTTACATTATATCAAACCGGAAATTGCCGGAAAGCGGCTTAAGGTCAGGATGCGTGTTTTAGAGAAATTAAGCATCGATTTAATCCGTACAATCAACCTGCTTAAAAGAAAAAAACAATTTTCTTCCGCTAATATTTTAGAGCATAACTTGCAAATGGTTGACAGTGAGATAAAGTTTCTTTCTAATCTTATAGCAACTCTTTGA